From the genome of Vicia villosa cultivar HV-30 ecotype Madison, WI linkage group LG2, Vvil1.0, whole genome shotgun sequence, one region includes:
- the LOC131651869 gene encoding trihelix transcription factor GT-3b-like — MYGGGGGDDALAARLGLISPSLLIPTTSMISREMSPAPVREERLPSQPQWSQQETREFIAIRAELERDFTASKRNKTLWEVVSAKMKERGYMRSPEQCKCKWKNLVNRYKGKETSDPEHGKQCPFFEELHAVFTERAHNMQRLLLESENRPAQAKKGVKRTSGYRSSEEFSEDDEEVEDDSEEEKPARSNTRKRKASKIAMEKSSRANNASSSSGNVQEMLKDFFQQQLRMEMQWREMMERRAHERQLFEQEWRQSMEKLERERLMVEQEWREREEHRRLREESRAERRDALLTTLLNRLTHESN, encoded by the exons ATGTACGGTGGCGGAGGAGGAGACGACGCCCTGGCTGCTCGCCTCGGGTTAATCTCCCCGTCGCTGCTTATTCCGACGACGTCCATGATTTCCCGCGAGATGTCTCCGGCGCCTGTGAGGGAAGAGAGGCTTCCGTCTCAACCGCAGTGGAGTCAGCAGGAGACGAGAGAGTTCATAGCGATACGAGCGGAGTTGGAGAGGGACTTCACTGCTTCGAAGAGGAACAAGACGCTTTGGGAAGTGGTGAGTGCTAAGATGAAGGAGAGAGGATATATGAGGAGCCCTGAACAATGTAAATGCAAGTGGAAGAATCTTGTTAATCGCTATAAG GGAAAAGAGACATCTGATCCAGAGCATGGCAAGCAATGCCCATTTTTTGAAGAATTGCACGCAGTTTTTACTGAAAGGGCACATaacatgcaacggttacttcTTGAATCTGAAAATCGTCCAGCTCAAGCAAAGAAAGGAGTGAAAAGAACAAGTGGATATCGATCCTCAGAGGAATTCTCAGAAGACGATGAGGAGGTTGAAGACGACAGTGAAGAGGAGAAACCAGCGAGAAGCAATACACGTAAAAGGAAAGCTAGCAAAATTGCAATGGAGAAGTCTTCAAGGGCAAACAATGCAAGCAGTAGTTCTGGTAATGTTCAGGAAATGCTCAAGGATTTTTTCCAGCAACAACTAAGGATGGAGATGCAGTGGAGGGAGATGATGGAAAGGCGTGCACatgaaagacaattgtttgaacAAGAATGGCGACAGTCAATGGAAAAGCTTGAAAGGGAGAGATTAATGGTTGAACAGGAATGGAGGGAGAGAGAAGAACATAGGAGACTGAGGGAAGAGAGTAGGGCAGAGAGAAGGGATGCTCTGTTGACGACTCTTTTAAACAGGCTCACTCATGAATCTAACTAA